One Mytilus trossulus isolate FHL-02 chromosome 5, PNRI_Mtr1.1.1.hap1, whole genome shotgun sequence DNA segment encodes these proteins:
- the LOC134718260 gene encoding uncharacterized protein LOC134718260, translated as MAQQNKPSKSALIHKKRKCDDSEPCREDDSWPRFIVIKGTEEKPISKISPFVIHKQIQSVAGTVKKVSKMRSGNLLVECSNKSQSTNLLTMTTITNFPVSASPHNSLNSCKGIIRDRSQYLGDLTVEEIGEELSSQGVTNVIRFQIKKNGNIIKLNTYLLTFRTPTPPPSITLGCFGIRVDMFIPNPIRCFTCQKFGHGSKQCRGKQRCFKCSDEGHEGTNCHSESSKCVNCGESHFSSSRDCPVYLKEKNIIKIKTERNISYPEAKQIASVSNDLLVSNRPSGESVWDLPSDIDDSSTSKSLPSSAPKKVSSSSSTQSTRAPSPLRSQEKKDVQKKPGNTSSQKSSDSRSRGRGRGGVTPAARSPGDRRLSSHNRFSTLIIETEMETESVPPPERSRSQGERNKNAGKLDSIRPSFIK; from the exons ATGGCACAACAAAACAAACCCTCTAAATCAGCTTTAAtacataagaaaagaaaatgtgatgATTCAGAGCCCTGTCGGGAAGATGACAGTTGGCCcagatttattgtaataaaaggaACAGAAGAAAaaccaatttcaaaaatatcgcCCTTTGTAAttcacaaacaaattcaaagcgTTGCTGGTACtgttaaaaaagtttcaaaaatgagATCTGGCAATTTGTTGGTTGAATGTTCCAACAAAAgtcaatcaacaaatttactAACAATGACTACAATAACAAACTTTCCTGTTTCTGCCTCTCCTCATAACAGTTTGAACAGCTGTAAGGGGATCATTCGAGACAGAAGTCAATACCTTGGTGACCTTACCGTGGAAGAAATCGGTGAGGAACTTTCAAGCCAAGGTGTAACTAATGTTAttagatttcaaattaaaaagaatggaaatataatcaaattaaatacttaTCTTTTGACCTTTAGAACTCCAACTCCTCCTCCATCTATTACTTTAGGTTGCTTCGGAATCAGAGTTGACATGTTTATCCCAAACCCAATTCGATGCTTTACTTGTCAAAAGTTTGGTCATGGAAGCAAACAATGTCGTGGTAAGCAGAGATGCTTCAAGTGTTCTGACGAAGGACACGAGGGAACAAACTGTCACTCTGAATCTTCTAAATGTGTAAACTGTGGTGAATCCCATTTTTCATCGTCTAGGGACTGCCCTGTTtaccttaaagaaaaaaatattattaaaatcaaaacagaaagaaaCATTAGTTACCCAGAAGCTAAACAGATAGCTTCTGTTTCGAATGATCTCCTTGTTTCAAACAGACCATC CGGTGAATCTGTCTGGGATCTTCCCAGTGACATAGATGATTCTTCCACCTCCAAAAGTCTTCCTTCATCTGCACCCAAGAAGGTATCTTCTTCGTCCAGTACACAGTCTACCAGAGCCCCATCTCCTCTTCGTTCTCAAGAAAAGAAGGATGTCCAAAAGAAGCCAGGAAATACATCCTCTCAGAAGTCTTCTGATTCGAGGTCGCGGGGTAGGGGTCGAGGCGGAGTAACACCAGCTGCGCGTAGTCCTGGAGATCGACGACTCTCCTCGCACAACAGATTTTCAACACTTATCATCGAAACTGAAATGGAAACTGAAAGTGTTCCGCCACCCGAAAGATCACGATCTCAGGGTGAGCGAAATAAGAATGCTGGCAAACTCGACAGCATTCGcccttcttttattaaataa